One Leisingera sp. M658 genomic window carries:
- a CDS encoding flagellin: MISFQNNSGAMVALQTLGGVNSQLDTVQDSISTGKEVNMAQDNAALWAISELMDSDISGLRSVSDTLSLGEATVAVASAGAEQITDTLTEMRSLAVMAASGMGDFSKFEAALSQKTEQINSIISSSSFNGVNLLKTDVDGNGGTALTVPSALSATGGVTTLSVDGADFEGSPQFDIGNRTAITDSASALTALGEIEGFLAYAIDSSAALGASAGGIAEQNQYVGKLSDSITQGVSSMIDTSMEEAATKLLALQAQQQLSTLSLSIVNTMPDTLRNLY; encoded by the coding sequence ATGATAAGTTTCCAAAACAATTCCGGCGCGATGGTTGCCTTGCAGACATTGGGTGGCGTCAATAGCCAACTCGACACCGTGCAAGACAGCATATCCACCGGCAAAGAAGTCAACATGGCGCAGGATAACGCCGCGCTTTGGGCGATCTCCGAACTGATGGATTCAGATATTTCGGGGCTGCGTTCTGTCTCAGACACGTTGTCGCTGGGTGAAGCCACCGTGGCGGTTGCTTCTGCCGGAGCGGAACAGATCACTGACACTTTAACAGAAATGCGGTCACTGGCAGTTATGGCGGCAAGCGGGATGGGGGATTTCAGCAAATTCGAAGCCGCCCTGTCGCAAAAGACCGAGCAGATCAATTCCATAATCTCATCCTCCAGTTTCAATGGTGTGAACCTGCTGAAAACTGATGTGGACGGCAATGGCGGCACAGCGCTGACTGTCCCGTCAGCACTATCCGCGACCGGAGGCGTGACCACGCTCAGCGTTGATGGCGCGGACTTCGAAGGCAGCCCGCAGTTTGACATTGGCAACCGGACAGCCATCACCGACAGCGCCAGCGCACTGACCGCCCTGGGAGAAATCGAGGGGTTCCTGGCTTACGCAATCGACAGTTCCGCCGCTCTTGGCGCCAGCGCCGGCGGCATTGCCGAACAGAACCAGTATGTCGGCAAGCTGTCGGATTCGATCACCCAGGGAGTCAGTTCGATGATCGACACCAGCATGGAGGAAGCGGCGACAAAACTTCTGGCGCTGCAGGCGCAGCAACAGCTGAGCACCCTGTCACTCTCCATCGTCAACACAATGCCCGACACACTGCGCAACCTTTACTGA
- a CDS encoding HAD family hydrolase produces MRIAMWSGPRNLSTALMYAFGNRGDCAVVDEPFYAAYLAMTGLSHPMRAEILDSQPRDPDEVAKALLGDVPGAKPYYYQKHMTQHMIPGVPRQWMQEVTNVFLIRHPARVIASYAVKRENPTLEDIGFRQQAELLELVRSWGHAPVVVDSHDIRNDPAGKLEQLCETVGMPYSPKMLTWPRGGHKDDGVWAAHWYGAVWNSTGFAGPEGPLPEVPEDLQPVLQAALPLYEQMKAAKI; encoded by the coding sequence ATGCGGATTGCCATGTGGTCCGGGCCGCGGAACCTGTCGACGGCGTTGATGTACGCCTTTGGCAACCGGGGTGACTGCGCAGTGGTGGATGAACCGTTTTACGCTGCCTACCTGGCGATGACCGGCCTGAGCCACCCGATGCGAGCGGAAATTCTGGACAGCCAGCCGCGGGATCCGGACGAGGTAGCAAAGGCGCTTCTGGGAGATGTTCCAGGCGCCAAGCCGTACTACTATCAAAAACATATGACTCAGCATATGATCCCCGGCGTTCCGCGGCAGTGGATGCAAGAGGTCACTAATGTCTTTCTGATCCGTCATCCTGCCCGTGTGATCGCCTCATATGCGGTGAAACGGGAAAATCCCACACTGGAAGACATTGGATTCCGCCAGCAGGCGGAGTTGCTCGAACTGGTGCGCAGCTGGGGACATGCACCGGTTGTCGTGGACAGCCATGACATTCGGAATGATCCGGCAGGCAAACTGGAACAGTTGTGCGAGACGGTTGGCATGCCGTATTCCCCGAAGATGCTGACCTGGCCAAGGGGCGGACATAAGGACGACGGCGTGTGGGCGGCGCATTGGTACGGTGCGGTCTGGAATTCAACCGGATTTGCTGGCCCGGAAGGCCCGCTGCCGGAGGTGCCGGAAGACCTCCAGCCCGTGCTGCAGGCGGCGCTGCCTTTATATGAGCAAATGAAGGCAGCGAAAATCTGA
- a CDS encoding D-amino acid aminotransferase, with product MTEKMSTHQAEEDQRNEEILIYLNGKTVPKAEAKVSVYDSGFMLGDGVWEGLRLYNGTWAFFDEHLDRLFEAAKAIDLDIGLDREGVKTAVLETQKANGMTTDAHARLMVTRGVKTRPFQHPSLSQQGPTITIIMEHSRPNLPRPIKLATVPHIRGLPMTQDPKLNSHSKLNCIIACIAAEKAGADEALMLDVNGFVNTTNACNFFIVRKGEVWTSTGDYCMNGITRQKVIDLCRANSIPVHERNYSLVDAYGADEAFLTGTFGAQTPVGSIDGRQIGSGQMGPMTENLRALYKDLIEKECA from the coding sequence ATGACTGAAAAGATGAGCACTCACCAAGCTGAAGAAGATCAGCGCAACGAAGAAATCCTGATCTATCTGAATGGAAAAACTGTCCCCAAGGCTGAGGCCAAGGTGAGTGTTTATGACAGCGGCTTCATGCTGGGCGACGGCGTGTGGGAAGGGTTGCGGTTGTACAATGGAACCTGGGCCTTCTTTGACGAACATTTGGACCGGCTGTTTGAGGCTGCCAAGGCGATTGACCTGGACATCGGGTTGGACCGGGAGGGCGTGAAAACCGCTGTGTTAGAGACACAGAAAGCCAATGGAATGACCACTGATGCCCATGCCCGGCTGATGGTCACGCGCGGGGTAAAAACACGCCCTTTCCAGCACCCTTCGCTGTCGCAGCAGGGTCCGACGATTACCATTATCATGGAGCATTCCCGCCCCAATCTGCCGCGTCCGATAAAATTGGCCACAGTGCCGCATATCCGCGGGCTGCCGATGACGCAGGACCCCAAACTGAATTCCCACTCCAAGTTGAACTGTATCATCGCCTGTATCGCTGCCGAAAAGGCCGGCGCAGATGAGGCGCTGATGCTGGACGTGAATGGCTTTGTGAACACCACAAATGCCTGCAACTTTTTCATCGTGCGCAAGGGGGAGGTTTGGACTTCGACCGGGGATTATTGCATGAACGGCATTACCCGGCAGAAAGTGATCGATTTGTGCCGCGCCAACAGTATTCCAGTTCACGAGCGGAACTATTCGCTGGTGGATGCATACGGTGCCGACGAAGCCTTTCTGACTGGCACTTTCGGGGCGCAGACACCGGTGGGCAGCATCGACGGGCGGCAGATCGGCAGCGGTCAGATGGGACCCATGACCGAAAATCTTCGTGCCCTCTATAAGGATCTGATCGAAAAGGAGTGCGCATGA
- a CDS encoding DUF1810 domain-containing protein, whose translation MSDYGGIDGGFEDDFAEELEMFVEAQDTVWAAVLTELSAGKKTSHWMWFVFPQLAELGQSHMAQLYGIEDLTEAIAYLNHEKLRSRLVDTSQLMLQHKGTDPAQILGSTDAKKLRSSMTLFAAVPGAPAEFRQVLDTFYGGQPCPLTKAALAET comes from the coding sequence GTGAGTGATTACGGCGGCATAGACGGAGGTTTCGAGGACGATTTCGCGGAAGAACTGGAAATGTTCGTCGAAGCTCAGGACACCGTTTGGGCGGCTGTCCTGACTGAACTCTCTGCAGGAAAAAAGACGAGCCACTGGATGTGGTTCGTCTTTCCCCAATTGGCCGAACTGGGCCAATCCCACATGGCACAGCTTTATGGGATCGAAGACCTGACCGAGGCGATTGCCTATCTGAACCACGAAAAACTGCGCAGCCGCCTGGTGGACACCAGCCAACTGATGCTGCAGCATAAGGGTACCGATCCCGCGCAAATCCTCGGCAGTACCGACGCTAAGAAACTACGCTCCTCGATGACGTTGTTTGCTGCTGTACCCGGTGCGCCGGCGGAATTCCGGCAGGTGCTTGATACCTTCTATGGCGGCCAGCCCTGTCCGCTGACCAAGGCAGCCCTTGCCGAAACGTAA
- a CDS encoding SCP2 sterol-binding domain-containing protein — protein sequence MSLQDIAEDIRTGLAGKSFEGTLKFDCGKDGVIVLANGAACTDDCDTDCTLQLSRENLKKLLTGKLNPMTAVMMGKIKISGDMGVAMKLGKLIG from the coding sequence ATGTCACTTCAGGACATCGCCGAGGACATCCGCACAGGTCTGGCTGGAAAGAGTTTTGAAGGCACGCTGAAATTCGACTGCGGGAAGGACGGCGTAATCGTGCTCGCCAATGGCGCTGCCTGCACCGATGACTGTGACACCGACTGCACGCTGCAGCTTTCCAGAGAGAACCTGAAAAAGCTGCTCACCGGCAAGCTCAACCCGATGACGGCCGTAATGATGGGCAAAATCAAGATCTCCGGCGACATGGGTGTTGCCATGAAGCTGGGCAAGCTGATCGGCTGA
- a CDS encoding Hpt domain-containing protein, producing MIDWPRVTELREEVGAEDFEEVVEIFLEEVEEVIGRLQGGDCSQLEQDLHFLKGSALNLGFDEFSGLCLDGERKSAQGESKDVDVAAIITNFQASRSAFLTGMSEKF from the coding sequence ATGATTGACTGGCCGCGAGTGACCGAGCTGCGCGAAGAAGTTGGCGCCGAGGATTTCGAGGAAGTTGTTGAAATTTTTCTCGAAGAAGTCGAGGAAGTTATCGGCAGGCTGCAAGGCGGTGATTGCAGTCAGCTGGAGCAGGACCTGCATTTCCTGAAAGGCAGCGCGCTCAACCTCGGGTTTGATGAATTTTCGGGGCTGTGCCTGGACGGCGAGCGGAAGTCGGCACAAGGTGAATCAAAAGATGTCGATGTCGCTGCCATTATCACCAATTTCCAAGCGTCCAGATCTGCTTTCCTGACCGGGATGTCCGAAAAATTCTGA
- a CDS encoding argininosuccinate synthase, whose product MSAPKKVVLAYSGGLDTSIILKWLQTEYGCEVVTFTADLGQGEELEPARKKAEMLGIKPENIFIEDVREEFVRDFVFPMFRANAVYEGLYLLGTSIARPLISKRLVEIAESTGADAVAHGATGKGNDQVRFELAAYALNPDIKVIAPWREWDLTSRTRLLEFAEANQIPVAKDKRGEAPFSVDANLLHTSSEGKVLEDPAVMAPDYVYQRTVHPEDAPNEPEFIEVGFEKGDAVSINGETLSPADLLTKLNELGGKHGCGRLDLVEGRFVGMKSRGIYETPGGTLLLEAHRGIESITMDRGAMHLKDELMPKYAELIYNGFWYSPEREMLQAAIDKSQEHVTGTVRLKLYKGSAACVGRWSDHSLYSEAHVTFEEDAGAYDQTDAAGFIQLNALRLKLLAARERRLKK is encoded by the coding sequence ATGTCCGCGCCTAAGAAAGTTGTGCTCGCCTATTCCGGCGGCCTCGACACCTCGATCATCCTGAAATGGCTGCAGACCGAATACGGCTGCGAAGTTGTCACCTTCACCGCCGACCTCGGTCAGGGTGAGGAGCTGGAGCCCGCCCGCAAAAAAGCGGAAATGCTGGGCATCAAGCCGGAAAACATCTTCATCGAGGATGTACGTGAGGAATTTGTCCGCGACTTCGTCTTCCCGATGTTCCGCGCCAATGCGGTTTACGAGGGGCTCTATTTGCTGGGCACCTCCATCGCCCGCCCGCTGATCTCCAAACGTCTGGTCGAGATCGCCGAATCCACCGGCGCCGACGCGGTCGCCCATGGCGCCACCGGCAAGGGCAACGATCAGGTCCGCTTTGAGCTGGCAGCCTATGCATTGAACCCGGACATCAAGGTGATCGCGCCCTGGCGTGAATGGGATCTGACCTCGCGTACCCGACTGCTGGAATTTGCCGAAGCAAACCAGATCCCGGTGGCCAAGGACAAACGCGGCGAAGCTCCCTTCTCAGTTGACGCAAACCTGCTGCACACGTCCTCCGAGGGCAAAGTTCTGGAAGACCCGGCGGTCATGGCGCCTGATTATGTCTACCAGCGCACCGTTCACCCCGAGGACGCACCGAATGAACCTGAGTTCATCGAGGTCGGTTTTGAAAAGGGCGATGCTGTCAGCATTAATGGTGAAACGCTGAGCCCGGCGGACCTGCTGACCAAACTGAACGAATTGGGCGGCAAGCATGGCTGCGGCCGTCTTGATCTGGTCGAAGGCCGTTTTGTCGGCATGAAATCCCGCGGCATTTATGAAACCCCGGGCGGCACCCTGCTGCTGGAAGCCCACCGCGGCATTGAATCGATCACCATGGACCGCGGGGCAATGCATCTCAAAGATGAATTGATGCCGAAGTATGCAGAGCTGATCTACAATGGTTTCTGGTATTCGCCAGAGCGCGAAATGCTGCAGGCTGCTATCGACAAGAGCCAGGAACATGTCACCGGAACCGTGCGCCTGAAGCTTTACAAAGGCTCCGCAGCCTGCGTGGGCCGCTGGTCGGATCACTCACTCTACTCCGAAGCGCATGTGACTTTTGAGGAAGACGCCGGCGCCTATGACCAGACCGATGCTGCAGGTTTCATTCAACTGAATGCCCTGCGCCTCAAACTGCTGGCCGCACGCGAGCGCCGGCTCAAAAAGTGA
- a CDS encoding NADP-dependent malic enzyme produces the protein MPKTKITDEEALAFHLEPSPGKWEINATVPMTTQRDLSLAYSPGVAVPCEAIAANPETAYDYTNKGNLVAVISNGTAVLGLGNLGALGSKPVMEGKSVLFKRFADVNSIDIELDTEDPDKFIEAVKLMGPTFGGINLEDIKAPECFIIEQKLKEEMDIPVFHDDQHGTAVICAAGLINALHLSGKKIEDVKIVLNGAGAAGIACIELLKAMGARHENCIVCDTKGVIYQGRTEGMNQWKSAHAISTDLRTLEEAMHGADVFLGVSVKGAVTQEMVAAMADNPVIFAMANPDPEITPEEAHEVRVDAIVATGRSDYPNQVNNVLGFPYLFRGALDIHARAINDEMKIACAHALAALAREDVPDEVALAYGKSLSFGRDYIIPTPFDPRLIHRIPLAVARAGMDTGAARRPIVDMDAYEVGLKSRMDPTASILRGLNARARSAQSRMIFAEGDDPRALRAAVMYQRSGFGKSLVVGRQEDVRTKLEKAGLGDAVRELEIVNAANTPNFDLYKDFLYSRLQRKGFDHKDIHRLVGRDRHVFASLMLAHGHGDGLVTGATRKSAHVLERINHVFDADADHGAAGVTALLHKGRIVLIGDTLVHEWPDENHLANIAERAVGVARHMGLEPRVAFVSFSTFGYPVSERAEKMHVAPAVLDKRGVDFEYEGEMTVDVALNERAQRYYPFQRLTGPANILIVPARHSASISVKLMQEMGGATVIGPILSGIDKPIQICSTTSTTNDILNMAVLAACNIG, from the coding sequence ATGCCCAAAACAAAGATCACCGATGAGGAAGCCCTGGCGTTTCACCTGGAGCCGTCTCCGGGCAAATGGGAGATCAATGCCACTGTCCCGATGACAACGCAGCGGGATCTGTCTTTGGCCTACTCTCCGGGGGTTGCGGTGCCTTGCGAGGCAATCGCGGCAAATCCTGAGACCGCCTATGATTACACCAACAAGGGCAATCTGGTTGCGGTGATCTCCAACGGCACGGCGGTGCTGGGTCTGGGCAATCTGGGGGCTTTGGGCTCTAAGCCGGTGATGGAGGGCAAATCTGTCCTGTTCAAACGCTTCGCTGACGTGAACTCGATCGACATCGAACTGGATACCGAGGATCCGGACAAGTTCATCGAAGCGGTTAAGCTGATGGGGCCGACCTTTGGCGGCATCAACCTGGAAGACATCAAGGCGCCGGAGTGTTTCATCATTGAGCAGAAGCTCAAGGAAGAGATGGATATTCCCGTCTTCCACGATGATCAGCACGGCACTGCGGTGATCTGTGCGGCCGGCCTGATCAACGCGCTGCATCTGTCGGGCAAGAAGATTGAGGATGTGAAGATCGTCCTGAATGGGGCAGGGGCAGCCGGCATTGCCTGTATCGAGCTGTTGAAAGCCATGGGCGCGCGGCACGAAAACTGCATTGTCTGCGACACCAAAGGCGTGATCTATCAGGGCCGTACCGAGGGCATGAACCAGTGGAAATCCGCCCATGCGATCAGCACGGATCTGCGCACTCTGGAAGAAGCCATGCACGGTGCCGACGTCTTTCTGGGCGTATCGGTCAAGGGCGCGGTAACCCAGGAGATGGTCGCCGCGATGGCCGACAATCCGGTGATTTTTGCGATGGCAAACCCGGATCCGGAAATCACTCCCGAAGAAGCGCATGAGGTGCGTGTTGATGCCATCGTCGCCACCGGCCGGTCCGATTACCCGAACCAGGTCAACAACGTGCTGGGATTTCCCTACCTGTTCCGCGGCGCGCTGGACATCCACGCCCGCGCTATCAACGACGAGATGAAGATCGCCTGTGCCCACGCTCTGGCAGCACTCGCGCGTGAGGATGTGCCGGATGAAGTGGCGCTGGCCTATGGCAAGTCGCTGTCATTTGGCCGCGACTATATCATTCCGACGCCCTTTGATCCCCGGCTTATCCATCGGATCCCGCTGGCGGTGGCCAGGGCAGGCATGGACACCGGTGCCGCCCGCCGTCCGATCGTGGACATGGACGCCTATGAGGTGGGATTGAAATCCCGCATGGATCCGACCGCCTCTATCCTGCGTGGATTGAATGCCCGTGCCCGGTCCGCCCAGTCCCGGATGATCTTTGCCGAAGGGGATGATCCGCGTGCGCTGCGCGCTGCAGTGATGTACCAGCGTTCGGGCTTTGGGAAATCACTGGTTGTGGGCCGGCAGGAGGATGTGCGCACCAAACTGGAAAAAGCCGGCCTTGGCGATGCTGTGCGTGAGCTGGAAATTGTCAACGCTGCCAACACGCCGAATTTCGATTTGTACAAGGACTTCCTGTACAGCCGCTTGCAGCGTAAAGGCTTTGATCACAAAGATATTCACCGGCTGGTAGGACGTGACCGGCACGTGTTCGCCAGCCTGATGCTGGCGCATGGGCATGGCGATGGTCTGGTCACCGGTGCAACCCGGAAATCGGCCCATGTTCTGGAACGGATCAACCATGTGTTTGATGCCGATGCCGATCATGGTGCCGCTGGTGTGACTGCACTGTTGCATAAAGGCCGGATCGTGCTGATCGGGGACACGCTGGTGCATGAATGGCCGGATGAGAACCACCTGGCAAACATCGCTGAACGTGCTGTGGGCGTTGCCCGTCATATGGGGCTTGAACCGAGGGTGGCCTTTGTCAGCTTCTCCACCTTTGGCTATCCAGTGTCGGAGCGCGCGGAAAAAATGCATGTCGCACCCGCCGTTCTGGACAAGCGTGGTGTTGATTTCGAATACGAAGGCGAAATGACCGTTGATGTGGCACTGAACGAGCGGGCGCAGCGGTACTACCCGTTTCAGCGTCTGACCGGCCCGGCCAACATCCTGATCGTGCCGGCCCGCCACTCGGCCTCGATCTCGGTCAAGCTGATGCAGGAGATGGGCGGCGCCACGGTAATCGGCCCGATCCTGTCTGGCATCGACAAGCCGATCCAGATCTGCTCGACCACCTCCACCACCAATGACATTTTGAATATGGCGGTACTGGCAGCCTGCAACATCGGGTGA
- the msrA gene encoding peptide-methionine (S)-S-oxide reductase MsrA, which produces MGLIAIGTVAHANPVQAQATEVLTVAGGCFWCVESDFEGVPGVIEAVSGYTGGKTKSPTYKDVSRGGSGHYEAVQITFDPAKVSRGHLLELFIRSVDPTDAGGQFCDRGESYRTAVFVSNKVEKALARRVISEAQDALGKTIVTPVLSAKTFYEAEDYHQDYYKGDNLVFTRFGPKRQAEAYKRYRQACGRDERVAQLWGDAAPFANGH; this is translated from the coding sequence ATGGGCCTTATTGCCATCGGTACGGTTGCTCATGCCAATCCGGTGCAGGCGCAAGCAACTGAAGTTTTGACCGTGGCCGGGGGGTGCTTCTGGTGTGTGGAAAGCGATTTTGAAGGCGTGCCCGGGGTGATCGAAGCCGTGTCGGGCTATACCGGTGGCAAGACCAAAAGCCCGACTTACAAAGACGTCAGCCGCGGCGGCAGCGGCCATTACGAAGCGGTGCAAATTACTTTTGATCCGGCAAAAGTCTCGCGCGGGCATTTGCTGGAATTGTTTATCCGTTCAGTTGATCCGACCGACGCAGGCGGCCAGTTCTGCGATCGCGGAGAGAGCTACCGCACCGCGGTATTCGTCTCTAACAAGGTCGAGAAGGCCCTAGCCAGGCGGGTTATATCCGAAGCTCAGGATGCCTTGGGGAAAACAATCGTGACGCCTGTCCTTTCAGCAAAGACCTTCTATGAAGCAGAAGACTATCATCAGGACTACTACAAGGGGGACAATTTGGTGTTCACCCGCTTTGGCCCCAAACGCCAGGCAGAGGCCTATAAGCGATACCGCCAGGCCTGCGGCCGCGATGAGCGGGTGGCGCAGCTGTGGGGCGATGCCGCGCCATTTGCAAACGGGCATTGA
- a CDS encoding ribokinase, translated as MAIWNLGSINADMVYALPHLPAAGETLAARRLDRFLGGKGANMSVAAVRAGSEVNHIGAVGPDGAWAIERLKGYGAGIRDIAQADIPTGHAIIAVEPEGENQIILFPGANRALTQDQLEQALSRANAGDILVMQNETNMQAEAAHAGRDHGMQVCYAAAPFDADAVQAVLPFLDLLILNEVEAGQLKEASGKLPDELGIKDVIITLGAKGARHIDGETGAVLDVPALPVTPVDTTGAGDTFTGYVLAGLDQGLPLAQAMPLAAKAAALMVTRHGTADVIPELKEVQEAGF; from the coding sequence ATGGCAATCTGGAACCTGGGATCAATCAATGCGGACATGGTCTATGCCTTGCCGCATCTGCCGGCGGCGGGGGAAACCCTTGCCGCTAGGCGCCTTGACCGCTTTTTGGGCGGGAAAGGCGCCAACATGTCCGTTGCCGCCGTCCGCGCTGGCAGCGAGGTTAATCACATTGGCGCTGTTGGACCTGACGGGGCTTGGGCAATTGAGCGGTTGAAGGGTTATGGCGCCGGAATTCGCGACATTGCCCAGGCGGACATCCCAACCGGCCACGCCATCATTGCGGTGGAGCCGGAGGGTGAAAACCAGATCATCCTGTTTCCAGGCGCCAACCGTGCGCTGACCCAAGACCAGCTGGAGCAAGCGCTTTCACGGGCAAATGCAGGTGACATTCTGGTGATGCAGAATGAAACCAATATGCAGGCTGAAGCTGCCCATGCGGGCCGGGATCACGGGATGCAGGTCTGCTACGCCGCCGCCCCCTTTGACGCGGACGCCGTCCAAGCGGTTCTTCCGTTTCTCGACCTCTTGATCCTGAACGAGGTGGAAGCCGGACAGCTGAAGGAGGCCTCTGGCAAGTTGCCGGATGAGCTTGGCATCAAAGACGTGATTATCACTCTTGGTGCTAAAGGAGCCCGGCATATCGACGGCGAAACCGGTGCAGTTCTGGATGTTCCCGCTCTTCCGGTAACGCCCGTGGATACCACGGGGGCAGGGGACACTTTCACCGGATATGTCCTCGCAGGTCTGGATCAGGGTTTGCCGCTGGCACAAGCAATGCCACTGGCCGCAAAGGCTGCGGCACTGATGGTCACGCGGCATGGCACGGCAGATGTGATTCCTGAGCTGAAAGAAGTGCAGGAAGCCGGTTTTTAG
- the ilvA gene encoding threonine ammonia-lyase IlvA → MSDFKSQARAAEQAMRDVFPATPLQRNVHLSERFGADIYLKREDLSPVRSYKIRGALNAMRKQPDQELYVCASAGNHAQGVAFMCRHLGKRGVIFMPVTTPQQKIQKTRMFGGDNIEIHLVGDYFDICLAAAQEWCAKEGGHFLSPFDDADVIEGQASIAVEIEAQLGKTPDHVLLPVGGGGMSAGVSSWFGDGVHSLFVEPEGGACLRAALAAGKPVALDHVDTFVDGAAVGRIGALPFDILKDVPLPDVLAISEDRICATIIEMLNVEGIVLEPAGALSVEALQDVRSWIRGKTVVCVTSGGNFDFERLPEVKERAQRYSGVKKYFILRLPQRPGALKEFLGILGPEDDIARFEYMKKSARNFGSVLIGIETKRPENFEQLFARLDAAGMTFTDITQDETLVQFVI, encoded by the coding sequence ATGAGCGATTTCAAGTCCCAGGCCCGCGCCGCTGAACAGGCGATGCGCGATGTGTTTCCCGCAACTCCTTTGCAGCGCAATGTGCATCTGTCCGAGCGTTTCGGCGCGGATATTTATCTCAAGCGCGAGGATCTGAGCCCGGTCCGCTCCTACAAGATCCGCGGGGCGCTGAACGCGATGCGCAAGCAGCCGGATCAGGAGCTGTATGTTTGTGCCTCGGCCGGCAACCATGCTCAGGGCGTTGCTTTTATGTGCCGTCATCTAGGCAAGCGCGGCGTAATCTTCATGCCGGTCACAACGCCGCAGCAGAAAATCCAAAAAACCCGGATGTTCGGCGGCGACAATATCGAAATCCATCTGGTTGGCGACTATTTCGACATTTGCCTGGCTGCTGCGCAGGAGTGGTGCGCCAAGGAGGGCGGGCATTTCCTGTCGCCCTTTGATGATGCCGATGTGATTGAAGGCCAGGCCTCCATCGCCGTGGAGATCGAGGCGCAGCTGGGTAAGACACCGGATCACGTGCTGCTGCCGGTTGGCGGCGGCGGCATGTCGGCGGGTGTTTCCTCCTGGTTTGGTGACGGGGTGCATAGCCTGTTTGTTGAGCCTGAAGGCGGTGCTTGTTTGCGGGCGGCGCTTGCTGCAGGCAAGCCGGTTGCGTTGGATCATGTCGACACTTTTGTCGATGGCGCTGCGGTGGGGCGGATCGGCGCGCTGCCCTTTGATATTCTAAAAGATGTGCCGCTGCCGGATGTCCTGGCCATCTCCGAGGACCGGATCTGCGCCACCATTATCGAGATGCTGAACGTGGAAGGCATCGTGCTGGAGCCGGCCGGCGCGCTGTCGGTTGAGGCGCTGCAGGATGTGCGCTCCTGGATCCGCGGCAAGACGGTGGTTTGCGTCACATCCGGCGGCAACTTTGATTTTGAACGTCTGCCAGAGGTCAAAGAACGGGCGCAGCGCTATTCCGGAGTTAAGAAGTACTTCATCTTGCGCCTGCCACAGCGGCCTGGAGCGCTGAAGGAGTTTCTTGGCATCTTAGGCCCGGAGGACGACATCGCCCGCTTTGAATACATGAAAAAGTCCGCCCGCAATTTCGGCTCGGTGCTGATCGGGATCGAAACCAAGCGGCCGGAGAATTTCGAGCAACTGTTTGCACGGCTTGATGCGGCAGGGATGACCTTTACGGACATCACCCAGGACGAGACTTTGGTGCAATTTGTGATCTGA